Proteins encoded by one window of Labrus bergylta chromosome 2, fLabBer1.1, whole genome shotgun sequence:
- the LOC109994323 gene encoding endophilin-B2 isoform X1 translates to MDFNVKKLASGAGLFFTRAVQFTEEKLGQAEKTELDAHFESLMSRADCTKLWTEKIYRQTEVLLQPNPIDHTGARIEEFLYEKLDRKAPSRITNAELLGQYMQDAAKEFGPGTPYGSTLIEVGEFERRLGAAEREFLQTSAISFLTPLRNFLEGDWRTISKERRLLENLRLDLDACKARLKKAKQAEAKAAMAPDFQETRPRNYVLSASASALWSEEVEKAEHELRVAQTEFDRQAEVTRLLLEGISSTHVNHLRCLHEFVEAQAAYYKQCHFHMQELQKELGRLPNAFALNSTPSMVPAGSATDGDSTPVETDTLKIEEVQAPATGTRKAKVLYDYDAADSSELSLLADELITVYTVPGMDSDWLVGERGNQKGKVPVTYLELLS, encoded by the exons ATGGATTTTAACGTGAAGAAATTGGCCTCAGGTGCCGGACTATTTTTCACACGAGCTGTCCAG ttCACAGAGGAGAAGTTGGGCCAGGCGGAGAAGACTGAGTTGGATGCCCACTTTGAGAGCCTGATGAGCCGCGCAGACTGCACCAAACTCTGGACTGAGAAGATTTACAGACAGACCGAGGTCCTGCTGCAGCCAAATCCAA TCGATCACACTG GTGCCAGAATTGAGGAATTTCTTTATGAAAAGTTGGACAGGAAGGCACCATCCAGAATTACCAACGCAGAGCTGTTGGGTCAATATATGCAGGATGCAGCGAAGGAATTTGGTCCTGGCACTCCATACG GTAGCACTTTGATCGAGGTGGGTGAATTTGAGCGGAGATtaggagcagcagagagggagTTCCTACAGACATCAGCAATCAGCTTTCTCACCCCGCTCAGGAACTTTCTGGAAGGAGACTGGAGGACCATTTCA AAAGAACGCCGCCTTCTGGAGAACCTTCGCCTGGACCTGGACGCCTGCAAGGCCCGTCTGAAGAAGGCCAAGCAGGCCGAGGCTAAAGCTGCT ATGGCTCCAGACTTCCAGGAGACTAGACCTCGTAACTACGTGCTTTCTGCAAGTGCTTCTGCG CTGTGGAGTGAGGAAGTGGAAAAA gCTGAACATGAGCTCCGAGTGGCCCAAACAGAGTTTGACCGCCAGGCAGAGGTTACACGGCTGCTTCTGGAGGGCATCAGCAGTACACAT gtcaaCCACTTGCGCTGCCTGCATGAGTTTGTCGAGGCCCAAGCAGCGTACTACAAGCAGTGTCATTTCCACATGCAGGAGCTACAGAAAGAGCTGGGAAG gctccCCAATGCTTTTGCACTGAACTCGACTCCCTCCATGGTTCCTGCTGGCTCAGCAACAGACGGGGACAGCACTCCCGTGGAGACAGACACTCTGAAGATTGAGGAAGTTCAGGCACCAGCTACGGGAACCCGCAAGGCCAAAGTCCTTTATGATTATGACGCTGCTGACTCAAGTGAGCTCTCCCTTTTAGCTGATGAG CTCATTACAGTTTACACAGTGCCGGGAATGGACTCTGACTGGCTGgttggagagagagggaaccaGAAAGGAAAAGTGCCTGTCACATACCTGGAGCTGCTCAGctaa
- the LOC109994323 gene encoding endophilin-B2 isoform X2, translating into MDFNVKKLASGAGLFFTRAVQFTEEKLGQAEKTELDAHFESLMSRADCTKLWTEKIYRQTEVLLQPNPSARIEEFLYEKLDRKAPSRITNAELLGQYMQDAAKEFGPGTPYGSTLIEVGEFERRLGAAEREFLQTSAISFLTPLRNFLEGDWRTISKERRLLENLRLDLDACKARLKKAKQAEAKAAMAPDFQETRPRNYVLSASASALWSEEVEKAEHELRVAQTEFDRQAEVTRLLLEGISSTHVNHLRCLHEFVEAQAAYYKQCHFHMQELQKELGRLPNAFALNSTPSMVPAGSATDGDSTPVETDTLKIEEVQAPATGTRKAKVLYDYDAADSSELSLLADELITVYTVPGMDSDWLVGERGNQKGKVPVTYLELLS; encoded by the exons ATGGATTTTAACGTGAAGAAATTGGCCTCAGGTGCCGGACTATTTTTCACACGAGCTGTCCAG ttCACAGAGGAGAAGTTGGGCCAGGCGGAGAAGACTGAGTTGGATGCCCACTTTGAGAGCCTGATGAGCCGCGCAGACTGCACCAAACTCTGGACTGAGAAGATTTACAGACAGACCGAGGTCCTGCTGCAGCCAAATCCAA GTGCCAGAATTGAGGAATTTCTTTATGAAAAGTTGGACAGGAAGGCACCATCCAGAATTACCAACGCAGAGCTGTTGGGTCAATATATGCAGGATGCAGCGAAGGAATTTGGTCCTGGCACTCCATACG GTAGCACTTTGATCGAGGTGGGTGAATTTGAGCGGAGATtaggagcagcagagagggagTTCCTACAGACATCAGCAATCAGCTTTCTCACCCCGCTCAGGAACTTTCTGGAAGGAGACTGGAGGACCATTTCA AAAGAACGCCGCCTTCTGGAGAACCTTCGCCTGGACCTGGACGCCTGCAAGGCCCGTCTGAAGAAGGCCAAGCAGGCCGAGGCTAAAGCTGCT ATGGCTCCAGACTTCCAGGAGACTAGACCTCGTAACTACGTGCTTTCTGCAAGTGCTTCTGCG CTGTGGAGTGAGGAAGTGGAAAAA gCTGAACATGAGCTCCGAGTGGCCCAAACAGAGTTTGACCGCCAGGCAGAGGTTACACGGCTGCTTCTGGAGGGCATCAGCAGTACACAT gtcaaCCACTTGCGCTGCCTGCATGAGTTTGTCGAGGCCCAAGCAGCGTACTACAAGCAGTGTCATTTCCACATGCAGGAGCTACAGAAAGAGCTGGGAAG gctccCCAATGCTTTTGCACTGAACTCGACTCCCTCCATGGTTCCTGCTGGCTCAGCAACAGACGGGGACAGCACTCCCGTGGAGACAGACACTCTGAAGATTGAGGAAGTTCAGGCACCAGCTACGGGAACCCGCAAGGCCAAAGTCCTTTATGATTATGACGCTGCTGACTCAAGTGAGCTCTCCCTTTTAGCTGATGAG CTCATTACAGTTTACACAGTGCCGGGAATGGACTCTGACTGGCTGgttggagagagagggaaccaGAAAGGAAAAGTGCCTGTCACATACCTGGAGCTGCTCAGctaa
- the LOC109994323 gene encoding endophilin-B2 isoform X3 translates to MSRADCTKLWTEKIYRQTEVLLQPNPIDHTGARIEEFLYEKLDRKAPSRITNAELLGQYMQDAAKEFGPGTPYGSTLIEVGEFERRLGAAEREFLQTSAISFLTPLRNFLEGDWRTISKERRLLENLRLDLDACKARLKKAKQAEAKAAMAPDFQETRPRNYVLSASASALWSEEVEKAEHELRVAQTEFDRQAEVTRLLLEGISSTHVNHLRCLHEFVEAQAAYYKQCHFHMQELQKELGRLPNAFALNSTPSMVPAGSATDGDSTPVETDTLKIEEVQAPATGTRKAKVLYDYDAADSSELSLLADELITVYTVPGMDSDWLVGERGNQKGKVPVTYLELLS, encoded by the exons ATGAGCCGCGCAGACTGCACCAAACTCTGGACTGAGAAGATTTACAGACAGACCGAGGTCCTGCTGCAGCCAAATCCAA TCGATCACACTG GTGCCAGAATTGAGGAATTTCTTTATGAAAAGTTGGACAGGAAGGCACCATCCAGAATTACCAACGCAGAGCTGTTGGGTCAATATATGCAGGATGCAGCGAAGGAATTTGGTCCTGGCACTCCATACG GTAGCACTTTGATCGAGGTGGGTGAATTTGAGCGGAGATtaggagcagcagagagggagTTCCTACAGACATCAGCAATCAGCTTTCTCACCCCGCTCAGGAACTTTCTGGAAGGAGACTGGAGGACCATTTCA AAAGAACGCCGCCTTCTGGAGAACCTTCGCCTGGACCTGGACGCCTGCAAGGCCCGTCTGAAGAAGGCCAAGCAGGCCGAGGCTAAAGCTGCT ATGGCTCCAGACTTCCAGGAGACTAGACCTCGTAACTACGTGCTTTCTGCAAGTGCTTCTGCG CTGTGGAGTGAGGAAGTGGAAAAA gCTGAACATGAGCTCCGAGTGGCCCAAACAGAGTTTGACCGCCAGGCAGAGGTTACACGGCTGCTTCTGGAGGGCATCAGCAGTACACAT gtcaaCCACTTGCGCTGCCTGCATGAGTTTGTCGAGGCCCAAGCAGCGTACTACAAGCAGTGTCATTTCCACATGCAGGAGCTACAGAAAGAGCTGGGAAG gctccCCAATGCTTTTGCACTGAACTCGACTCCCTCCATGGTTCCTGCTGGCTCAGCAACAGACGGGGACAGCACTCCCGTGGAGACAGACACTCTGAAGATTGAGGAAGTTCAGGCACCAGCTACGGGAACCCGCAAGGCCAAAGTCCTTTATGATTATGACGCTGCTGACTCAAGTGAGCTCTCCCTTTTAGCTGATGAG CTCATTACAGTTTACACAGTGCCGGGAATGGACTCTGACTGGCTGgttggagagagagggaaccaGAAAGGAAAAGTGCCTGTCACATACCTGGAGCTGCTCAGctaa